tctctctctggctgtgCACACACTAGTTtacctccttgagcctcagtttcctcatttcctcatctgtaaagaacAGGTGTaagaccccctccctcccttatgGGGTTGTTATGAATAAAGTATGTGAAACACCTGATACATGGTTGTCACTCACTAAATCAATTTCCTcccaaggagaagaaaatacGTGTTGCCCTGAAATCCCTTTGCAGaccatttctaattttacatgTGAAAGGTTTCAGAGCCACAAAATTATGCAGATactgtgtatgcatgtgtgtaggtgtgtgcaggaagaaaaggaaggaaatataaaactGTTAAAGGATTCATAACTATGCGagtgtacttaataccactgaattgtgcacttcaAAACGGTTGgaatggtaattttatgttaacTAATTGTACCACACCaaaaaacgtttaaaaaaaaaaaaccgctaAAAGAAGATTGAGAAcacctcttttctttctcacacCCTTTGAGCCCTGGACTTTCTCAGGTGAAGATGCAAAGCCACgttttgtgttttcttgtagAGTTTCAGTCAAAGGGGCTATTTCTTCCTGTGTTAATTCAACCGTTCCAGTAAATATAGATCAACATGCagtatgaaaaatgttttttttgtttgtatatttttaaaaaaccctcagtGATTATATATCTTTGACCACTGGTACAAGCTGGTTCTCCAGTCAGGGTAGCAAGCTGGGGCAGGAAGGGACAGAGTGGGACTAGatgcaggggctggggtgggggatggggacaGTGGAGGCATGTGGAAAAGGAGACCGCCTTTGACTTCCTTTCCTGTGGACCTCACTTTCAACCACTTCTTCTGCATCTTTTCATCATCGCTTGCTTAATGAAAGTTTGGCTCCACACTTGGAGAATATGCCGGGGGAAGGAATTGCAATGTTTCAGCTCTTAACTCCTCAGACAGCTGTCTGCTGCTGCCTGGGTTGATCTGACTCGGGTGGTCAGAGTAGCTGCCTGTCATCAGGGTCTTACTACGCACAAGCGCAAACGTTCCGTCCTTTGCGCTGTGCCTGTATTTCTCACAGGGACCCTCTGAGGTGGgcattattatttgcattttataaatgtggaaactgagatccagggaGGCTAGTGTTTTGCCTGAAGCCTCACTGGTAttaagtggcagaatcaggatCCAAACCTTGCTCTGTTTAAGCTCTCAAGTCCACGCTCTTTTCATCACGCTTGGTAGGTCACTTCACTTGTTTTAATTGTAATGTAAAaacaaggggaaaagaaaagaaaagaaggcagtgGAGTGGAGCTAGATTGGTGTTTCCCAACTCTGGCTGCCTATTGGACTCTTCTGGGAAGCGTGAAAAAGAGCTCAGAATCCCTGCCCTACTGCCAGGGATTCCAACTCAGGTCCTGGTATGCTTTAAATTCCCCGGGTGATTCTAAAGGGCAAGTAGGTTGAGAACTCCTGGTCtcaccagtgattctcaaacttgaacTGCATCCAATCCACTTGGGTTTgcgttaaaatgcagattctggggcttccccggtggcgcagtggttgagagtccgcctgctcgatgcaggggacacgggtccgagaagatcccacatgccgcagagcggctgggcctgtgagccatggccgctgagcctgcgcgtccggagcctgtgctctgcaacgggagaggccacaacagtgagaggcccgcgtaccgcaaaaaaaccaaccaaacaaacaaacaaaaaatgcagattctgatccagCAGGCCTTGGTGTGGGCTGATATGCTACATTTCTAAgcagctcccaggtgatactgatgctgctggtacATGGACCACTCTTTGAATAGTGAGGGTATTAATGATCCTAGGTTTCTGTCCCCTTCTAATATGCTGTGACAGTGGAGAAAGCAGTTCCAAAGCACAGGTGTTCTGTATCCACCAAGCTTCCTGCACCTCTATATCCTGTCATCCTTACCTGTTACAAATGAGCAGTATTTCTCTTGGTGGTCAAAATGTGTGAAAGCCGAACACCAACATTGATGGACGATGGGATGTAATGAAGGGGTGTGGAGActatgcatgggtttatatccCAGTTCTCttgtttaccagctgtgtgagttcaggcaagttacttaatctctctgagtcttAATTTCCTCAACTCCAAATTCAGGATAATAAACCCTTATTGCATTGGGATATGGGGAGGATCAAATGGGTTAATATAGACAAAGCACTTTGTACCAATAGGTGCCCATCAAATGGCAATGCTGTTATCTTGGTGGACTTTCCAAGTTGATCTAATCTTGTGATAGAGCTCCCTGCAAGTCAGAGGAAGCTTGATCTGTGTCCTCTGCACAAAGCAGAGTCTGCCTTTGATCTGAATGTCAGGTGACACGATGACATGACATCTCAAGGCACAGGACCTTCAGGCCAGCGTCCTTGCCTAGAGAACGACAGAGCAGAGAAaccttttgtttccttccttctctggacTGTTAAGATTACTGTTCCCTGCCTACCTGTGGAAATTCCCTGGTGATTTTTGGTATAAAAACAGAGAACGTTAGCTCTTAACGTATTGGTTCAATGCTGCACTCAGACTAATCGTTAGTGGTAGTTTATTCAATCAGTATTAATTGGTTGCCCAGGTGCCAGGGATACAAGGacaaacaaaaacctcacaaTCTCTTTCACCCTGGAGTTTGTCGAGGGGGTGCGGGCAGCTGTTGAACAAGTAAAATGTACAGTTGCCATTGTGGAAAGTGctatgaaaggaaagaacaaggCTTCCTGAAAGAAAATACTGAAGAGCTTGTAGCGCCGTcagttttcacttaaaaaaagcCTTGTGATTTCCTATGTGTAGACTGGGTTGAAGCAGGGCAAGAGGGAGGACAGGCAGTTAGGAGCTCTGACAGTAGTCCAAGCCCAGATGGTGGTGGCAATGGAGTGGGGAGAATTTGGTGGAATCAAGACTGGGGGCGAATTCCCTTCATTTGTCTTAATTATCATAAAATGTCAGCTTGTAGTTTGAATAGCTTTataattttcccccttttattcaATACAGAAGACACCATGTCATCACCACAGGAAATTCTAACTAGTTGTGTGGTTTTTAGGCTAGTGGTTTCCCCTCTGTAtgtctccatccatccatccatccatccatccatccattcattctctAAAATAGTGGTAGAGGTAGCAGGTGTTCATATCAACAGGGTCTAATGTTCTTTCTTGCCCTGTCATTTGGGGACTCCAAGACAAATTAATACTGAGTACGAGATTTCCTATTCTTTAAGAACTCTTGACTCCCTTTCTTCTGGGCCAGCACAGGTCAGTGAAATATAATCATACTTCAAGTACAGGACGCGTGAGTCAGGAAAGGTCAAGGCCGCAGTCCCCTCAAGCCAGAACTACAAAGCAAAATTGATTTCAATGCCCAGGCACCATCCCCGGCTCTGAACCGTGGGAACTGAGAGGCAGCTGGAGTGTGACTCACCTACTAACTCTGAATGACACACGCTGGGTCACAATTATCCCTGAACCACCTTGTTCAGAGCCCGCTGGAATGACTTACAaaccttaaatttaaatagctcaGTTGTCTCACGAAATTAGTATCAGAGTAAAAACATTTAGAAGATAGAACTTCAAATGGTGCAGGTTAGGACATTCGGGACCAGAGAGGTCAACTCATggacctaaggtcacacagctggctaTCTGGCCAGCCCCAAGAGCCTGAAGTTAGGGACAAGGAGACCTTCTTGGGGATGGTTTTGTATGGGAGTTGCAGGATTCTGCTGCTAAGACAGAGATACTCAGCCATTTGTTTGAATCTGAGAGTGGAGTTTCAGGTTCTACTCACGTGCATTCCACCATGGTTGATGCCTCCATGGCCTCTTCTCTGAAGTTTCCCATAATTTGCACTGGACGGTTTGCTGTGAGGACTCCATCCTCTTAATCCTCTAAATCCTAAGGATCTAGGGAAACCAAGGCCAGTTCCGCCTTGCAGAAAAGCTGGGAACCCCTGATCTCAAGGTTGGTTagcttaaaacaattaaaaaaaatagagaagaatgtAAATACTAATGTAACATACACCGGGTTCCTGCAACCCAGAATTAATAACTATTAACATTTCCTTCAGGGTATtttgagaatcttttttttctttagaatggCTGAGGCATGTAAGATACCGGCTGAATCTACCATCTTGCTTAATCAGCCAGATTTCTATCAAATTAGAATATAGAACTAAGACggaaaagagaaagacatttttttttaatatggtacaTAAGTGTACCAtgtgatgagttttgacaaatgcctATCACTgtgttttaaattgcattttgcAATTGGAACTacaaaaaaagagattttaatttacataatcTTTTTTGCTGTTTTCACTTCCACTTAATACAGGGAATAACctggggatttttgtttgttttatggcaGAAAAtgcttatgttaaaaaaaaaagtcagagagtAAAAGTTAAGTTTACAGATTTCCAGTGACAGATTAAAGAGAGCTAGAAAACTATGGAAAGTGAAAGTTCCGTTTTGTTGCCTAcaactgtattttcatttgttaagTTCTGGAAATGTGTTTGAATGGGGAGTCCAGGAAGTCTGAATTCTACAATCTGCGCTGCCACTAATGCGCTGTATGACCGCTGGCCCCATCCCTTTACCTCTTGAGGCTGATAATCTAACATTTTAtgcttttggaatagtttgattCCACTGTCTGCTCCATTACAGTCTTTGATTATAGTTTTACCCTTTGGTACCTCATTGACCAATTGGTCCTGATTTCCTCCATCACATATAACAAGAAGAGTGAGCTATGGACACCACAGGATGACGACAAGCTAGGCTAGTTCATGTACAAAACACATTGCCTGGGTGTCATACGTGCACTAGACTGCCATCTCTGGACCAGCTCTGCCCCCCGAGGGTCAAAGTCCACCTGCTCCTGGATTCTAGTTTCACCTCCAGGCATCCCTCTATGTACTGGCTTGAAATGTGACTTTCTTGGTGACAAGGATTGtggttttcattcatttactaaaCATGTGAGAAGCACGTTCTTTTATTCATGGCACTGGTTTTCACCTTTATATGAAGAATAGCCTTGGAGACAAGTTGCTTTAGCAATTCCTTAACTGCCAAAACTCTTTTCCTGGCTAAAAACTCAGTctcatctaaaaaacaaaacaactctaaAGCCATCATTCCCACCTGGTGCTTCTCTAATGCCATCGGGCCACCAAGGTAAGCGGTCAATCCTCACCAGGCATTCAGGGCTAATATTGTGAATTCCTCTGAGGGTTTAGGGTTGGGACGTAGGGACTGGGTCACCCTGGCTTCGAACCCAGTACTCTGGACATCAGCTCTAGCCAAGCCTCTTCCTTCTGATCCTGTAAAGCAGGAGAAATACTCTCCTTCCACAGGCTCTGGCACTGTCAGGCAGAAAGAACCGCTCCAAGGAGGAGACCTGCCACACCAACGACACTCTGTGGTTCAGAGAAGTGAGTTTGGACCCCAGTGGTGGCACCAATCCGTGCCATGATCTTGGACGAATGACGGTTTCTTCACGTGGAAACAGTGAGAGCTCCAAGCCCAGGGCAGGGGTGAAGCTTCACGGCACCTGCACCTagtaggtacccaataaatatGCATTATTCCACTCAGAAGATGAAGCGGgatattcatttttgaaaaatatttattaaaaaactaaagtgaacgtggcaaaaacaaacaaacaaacccaacacATTCCTTTAAAGAGCAAGCAGATGACACTGGTTATAAAGCGTTTCCAACTCTACTCATCTAGTCTTTCCCACCATCTAAGTCGAGGAGGGCCACTGAAGGAAGCCACATGTAAACAGGTCTTCTGTACTGGTGACGAGCAAAAACTACGTGAGAGCCATCAAAAGCCATCTGACTTGCTTTCCTAGGCAATCCACCCCAAACACGAGACAGTGACCAGATCTCAGGACTGTGTTCATGGGGGTctgtagttctagttttaattttgtgGTGGGGGGGTGTGTGGATGAAATAGTAGAAAGACAAACAGTATCAGCAGAGGGCAATCTTAAAGCACCTTTAAAATCTGGACCCTTTCCCACAATTTAACCCATTAATTCTCAAACTTTACTGTTGGAAAGAATCCCCTGATGAGATTGTTAAATTCGCAGGCTCCCCAGACTGCATGTTTCAGGtgagccctccaggtgattctatgCACATTGGTTAGCCATctggtttgagaaacactgtttaaATTGCATTGAAACGATTCACACCCCCTTAAACACAAGATAAAAGTAAACTTAAGGAATCTGCTGACAGTCACTGTGCTTTTGTCAGCTTGCAGGGACCAAtgcagggaggcaggcaggaaagAGCCTCCGATTCCTAACATACGGGTCTAGAGGAGCCCGAACAACCTGTCAGGTGCTGTTCAGGAAGTAAATGAAATTGCATAATAAAGTTGATTTTAGGTCACAGAGCGGCCTCCAAATGACTAACAGGCCAACCTCCTCCATCCCAGTTTAATGAACTTTCTTGAGCCGATTCCAGATGGGAAGCTGCCGTTCACACAGAACACGGGGTAACTGTGGGTCTTGActtgtgaagacacagtgaaTAAAACATCTATAAAAACCTTTATTAACCATAGAGCACTACATCCAAATCATTTCAGTACATCACGGACAACACGTAGAAATAGTCACATTGATTCCAAGGTTCCCATTATCTGCGAAAAGATGTGCTATGGCTGTGTCGAACACCAGGCAGTCGCTGTTCATGATGGCCGAGGACACGCCGTCGTGGATGGACCGGGGCGTGGCCTCCCAGGTCAGTCTCCTCCGGTTCCCGTTCAATTCCAGTCTGTAGGCGAAGTTCTCAGCCTGCTTGCGGGTGCCGATGAGCAGAACGATGGCGAAGAACTGCTGGTGGCCCTCGTACTTCTCTTGTTTCTCCAGCACCAGCATGAAGTGATGGCCAAAACACGACTGCATCATCACCCAGTCCACAGCCCCCGGCAGGTTAATGTCTGTGGCCAGGAAGACGATATCTTCTCCCTGAAGGGTGGTGATGCTCTTGTGGGCGTGCATGAGATGGGACATCACGGCTTCCAGGGACCCCTGCCACTTGCAGGAAGCACCGGGACAAGGGCAAGAGTAGGGGCGGTATTCACAGATGTCTTCGTGCTCCGGCTTCTCCGTGTGGTGTAGGGTCAGGGAACAGCCCGTGGTGGCGTACTGCGGGGACAGAAAGAGTCAGAGTGAGACATCGGGCCTCCTCAACCTCTATGGGGCCAAACCTCCAAGAGCCTTCACCCGCTCAGGTTTCCAAGACTTAAACTGCATTCTTATTTCAACTACTTTTGCTCACGAGGAGTTAAACCTCGAAGACTTCAGAGTCTCAGTGCCTATTCATCCTCAGTACTGCCGTGCATAAAATCAGGGGCACATCCCGAACCAGGAATGAACTGCATTCCTGCCCCTGTTCCAACACTTAAAAACATGAGAACTCAAGTGCTCTTACTATAAATGTCTCAAACGAAATTGTGAAGCCAGCCCTAGAAAATCTggccttttccttattttctgtgaatttaaagaatttttaaaaagaatttagaattgCTTAGGGGTAGGATAAGGAATATATGTTATCTCCAGACTAGTTTTCCCCTACAGACAATTTTGCAGAGAGTATAATTCCCCTCCATTGTCCCTGTCCACTTCTTCCTGGCTCAAATTGTGACCGGCAGGCAGCCTGTGGGAAGGCTGCCCTGTGGTTCCCTGCGCTTGCTGCTGGAGTGACCAGCCCAGGGCAGAAGAGAGCCCGCTGGACTTTCCCCAGACCCCTTCCTCAAGTCCACGTGCACTGCACATCTCTTCATGACCCGGTGGGTCAGGTCCTCGTGACAGGCCCGGTAAGAAGGGGAACTAAAGTGGGTCCTGGAGTGGCCGCTCGTCCTAGATGAGTTTTCTGACAGCCTCTCCCTCCAACGCTGCCTTAATAGGGTAGGAACAAAACCTTTTTCTCCCTGCACTCAGGATGACATTCCTGATGGATAAATCACATCCATCACGAGACAAGACCACGCCAAAAGGAATTAGATTTCTATACCCAACCTTCATAAGAATGACCATGTTAATTCCCAGATACCGGATGGAGAATCAGCTCACAAGTAGACACTTGCCCAGAGTACTACGCTGTTGTTTTGTCAAGGATGAGGAAACCTGAATGGACTTTTCAGGGGAAACCAGAAGTTAGCTTCATCCCCCTCGAGCCCAGGGTGGCAGGTATGCCATCTGGGTTCCCCCACTTGGATTCCCCTGCCCCCTGTTGAGACATGAAGACACCAGATGAGTGAAGGGCCacgtcatttttcttcttttttttttttggccatgccaggcagcttgcaggatcttagttccccaaccagggactgaacccaggacCACATCAGTGAAAGAGccaagtcctagccactggacggCCAGGTTAGTGCCCCATGTCATTTTTCTAAGATGCTATGTCCAATgctaaaaacacaaaaccaaacccCACAGCTGTTTTTGCTTCTCCCTACCCTGCTTTAGGGAATAAACCCCTTATAAACTTTAAATAGGTCACATTCTCATCTTTACAGCTGAATTCATCACTAGCAATAAGCAGACACTGAGCATCTTCTCCTTACAAGACCCTAAGCTGTAGTCACTGAGTGGATACAGAGCAGAGAAGGCAGCTACCACCCTTAGGGAGATGAGTCTCCCCTAATACGGAAGAAGAGGGTGGCTTAAAGAGAGAGATGcagctccttcctcctctgtaCCTAAAGTGAATTATAACGGTCTTCAGTAGAAATTGGCAGAAGTAGTTGACCGGTTACTTACTTTGCCCGTAGGAATTGTGTGTTCATCTTTTAAAACCACAGactagggcttcactggtggcgcagtggttgagagtccgcctgctgatgcaggggacgcgggttcgtgccccggtccgggaagatcccacatgccgcggagtggctgggcccgtgagccatggccgctgagcctgcgcgtccagagcctgtgctccacaacgggagaggccacaacagtgagaggcccgtgtaccgcaaaaaacaaaacaaaaccaaaaaccacagACTAATTTTAAAAGCACAGGTATAAGAAACTTAATCAGgagaaacaaatttatttatccatatatatttatagtttgtGTTCCTAATAGTGTAAGGCCCTAAAAGACACACCTCTATTAACTGTGTTTTAAATCTAGGGTGAGGCTCGGAATACAGAGCCTTCTGATGGTTTTCTGTGAGTGATGGGTGAGGCACTTCTGCCGGGTGTTTaaaaacacacatccacacaaTAAAAATAGCAAGAATtggcccagagcctggcagaTTCCCTGGCTGAAACAAGCCCTCAATATTTGGTTCTGAAGACCTTTCAGCATTGGCTGTTTACCACAGCTGCCTAGGAATAATTCCAGGAATGAGATGAACTCTGGCACagagtgtacagcaaagtacCACCTGCCCCTCTTCCCCAGCCCAAAGCCCCAAACCACTCCAGGTTCACGAAGTCAAACGTACAACAAATATCTATCACCTAGCAATCATTTTAGAACTTTTCCTTGCGTCACTCAAGTAGGAATATTTATATTCTGAATTATTGGTTTGCCTTACAAGTCACACACTCTTCCTTCGACCCAAATACAGAGAACAGGGGACCTCCCCAGATTACACGAATAGACCAGGCGTTACTTAGCATCCGTGTGGACAGTGACCTTATGAGAAAAGATCTTGCTACGGCCTCTATTaacttaaataaatacaattttaaagtgtTAATGTGCTTACTCTGCTTTTCGTAAACAAGCTGAACGTTAATGCCGATCTACTCCTTCTCTTTTCCATCATGGATGAGGGTGTGTCTTCATGACCACTGGCACCACTGTTAGGACGACTAGATTAGAGGTGATCTCTCAAAAGGAAAGATCTAAACTTTCAACGTatgtgcactcacacacacacgtacatacttGTGCCACACTTCATACTTGTGACAGTCTCGCCATTGTTCTGGAATGACGTTCTTGTCACCTGCATTAGGGGCACTCCTCCAGGGATCAGAGGGCAGGCTTCAGGGTCTGTGAATTCCCCGAGACTGTCTATAAAATGGTCTAGGTGCCACTGAGGAGCAAACACAAACGGCACTGGTCCCTGGGCTTGTGTTTTCTCGACAAGCTCCAAGGATTTCTAAGGGCTGCCAACCTCTGTGGCGCAGATCCCGCCCCCTGTGGTGTTTGCTGTCAGAGGGGCCACATCATGCAACAATAAACAGCTCAAATACATCAGAAAAACGGGTAACTATGCAAAGGAagacggggtggggggcggtgatAGGTGATTTCAAAGTGGGGAGAGGCTGAGGAAGAGGGCGGATGGGAAGCCTCACTGTGGATGAAGCGGACTGTGGATGGTGCAGGTCCATCCAGTTCTAGCAGAGGGTTAGTGGAGCAAACAGTGGGGATAAAACCTAAATGAGGAGGAGGGCCCAGGCTCCGTCAGGGACATCACTGACAGTTTAGTTTATTTTCCGGGTTTCTCTACAGCAGCACTATTGACAAAGAGCAGATACGTCTGGGTTTGGGGGGCTGTGCACtggaggatgtttagcagcatccctggcctctgcccactagatgccagagCATCTCCCCACCCACCACGTTCTGACAACCAGAAATGTCACCAGGCCTGGCCAAACGTCTCCTGGGCGGCAATATCACCCCAGTTGAGAGCCACTGATCTTCAATGAGTGACAGAGCCCGGCGGGGCAGCCACGCTCGCAGCCGCGAGGAGGGGCCACACCAGGAAGCGGGTGGGGCTGGTCACCGGCCCAGCCGGCGGGCGCTACCCAGGGCAGCTCAGGAACGCCAGCTCTGACGCACCACTAGACCTTGATGGCTTGTGCAGCGTGGAGGGAGCCTGGGGCGCTGGTTCCACCCGTTTCACAGACTGACTGACTCATCCTGGCCACGTCGGCACTGGTGGCCACACCAGGGTCAGAGCCCTGTATTTCCGGGTCCTCTGCTGCTCTTTTTCGGCACACGACAGCTTAGGAGTCAGACAGTCTAAGAACCACTCTTGAGAAAAAGACAATTTCCATCTGCCTTGATGCCCCGTACCCTCCAcggaacacacacacaacacccaGCGTCCACAGATACACTGCTTCTGGAAGCAGGTTCGAATACGAACTTCTTCCTTGGGTGGCAAGGAGAAAAAACAGCCCTGAAAGCAGCCCACCCTAAGGAATGAGGTGGCGGTACCTCACAAACAAGTAACCAGTAATTAGGCCCTCCCAGCCTTCCCTGGCCTCTGGCAAGAAAGTCCTGAGGCTTCCCTTCTCTCAGTCTGGCTGGGGCCTGCCCACCCAAGGGGAGGGTTCAAAGGATGCCCGCTTTCCTTGAGACGCCCGCTTCTTCACTGCACACTCTTGTTCCTGAGATAAAGCACCTGGGCTGCTTCGCAGAGGGCTGTCTGCAGCCTGGGACACATCCACGGTTATAAATGAGATTTCTCCACCGGCAAGTATCTGCTCGTCTCTTCCGGGGCTGAGTGGGATGTGCTTTAAGTGAACCTCTTTAACGGGAGGTTAGGGTAGACACGGACACACACAGGAGCCCAAAGCTAAAGAAGAATGTGTGTGGCATGGGGGAGACGGCCCAGCAGAGTGAGAAACAAAGCGATGTTGAAATAACATTTCTGACTTCTCTTTTAGAAACTCTGCACGTTCCGATGGCTCAAGAGTCTTGTGCAAACACGTTCTGCCATGAAAAGGGCAACATGTGACCCGGTGCCTCATTCTGATGTCTTTGCAGAGAGCAGTAAATAGTGCCAATTGTTTTCTGGACGTGGGGTTAGAAGGTTGTTTTACTTAGGCTGGAATTTAGacaaggtttttttccctttttggcaTACAGACACCTTGACACCCAAATACACACGACGAGGTGTGTCAGAAACGTAGTCAAACACTAGACACCTGTTATTTACCTAAGAAACGCAGGTATATTATATTTATGGAATGGGTATATAAACAGAATTCTTAGCTTGCATGCCAGTTAACGTCATGGATCCTGTAAGTCTTCTCACCTATTTAATCAAATCTGAGTCCATGCGATTCAAGAACGATTTGCTGGACTCCCACAGTCAACAGTCTGTGACCCTGGAGGCGCCGTGCACAGAAGCAGGTCCCTCCTGGGGACTGTGAGGTAACCGCCTCGCCTCCCCTGCTTACCTCCTAGGAAACGGTGAAATGTATTCGCAAAGTGTCTGCCAGCGCCTCAAACGAGAATGGCTCAAGAGAAACAAAGTACAACATATATTGTGCTGCTGATGCTTATAAACTTTTGAATTAAATCCAAGAAACGACCTTGTCTTGGAGTAAGCGTAAGCAAAAGCAAAGTGCACTTTCTTTCCATCTAAATAAGCCGTCGTCATCACAGAATGCACACTGACAGCCAAATGCAATGTCTGACCCTGGACTGGGAAACCAAAATTGCTACAAAGGGCATTGCTGGGGCAACcactgaaatttgaatatggactataGATTAGATAAGAATATCCACTGCATATCACATTATCACCTTATTTACATAAACTATTTGtgccaggggtggtggtggggtgtttATAGCTTTTCTGAAACCTCACATAGATGGGGAGACACGATGCTTTTGTCGTTTTGATGGCTATATGTCCCTCTTGCTTAAAATGTGTTTACAACCACTGGTGGAGTGGGTGTGATTAGAACTCAAGTACCCAGTGTCCTGTGTAAACTTGGATTGAGCCTACCTACCTACCAAGTCACCTCTGAGTGGGTCCATAAAGCTACCTACTACTCAGCCCTTAGCTGTTATTACCAGTGGAGAATTTCAGACGTGGGTAACAGGAGAAAGTGACATCTCTTCTTTATTATAATAATCATACTCACCCCGCATCTGTCTTGTCTAGCATCCTTCCTCTAAGGACTTCATCGGATTTTCACTTAACTCAAACGGTATATTCCTCACCTCTGCTATGAGGTAGTGCAAAGACATAACTATCTACCCATAGTGCAGTAACAGTTTCACAGAGAAGACAGTGTCACTCAGTACTTGAGCTGTCAAACAGCGGTGAGGCGAAGAAAATACTgacatttaactttataaaactTTCTTCCGGAGGAGGCAATGCTAATTCACATCTTAGGCTCAAAAATTCCTCCTTTTTGCCTACGAAAAAGTCAACGAGCCTCATGGGGCAGAGTTTTCTTACTGAAGGTGA
This Phocoena sinus isolate mPhoSin1 chromosome 4, mPhoSin1.pri, whole genome shotgun sequence DNA region includes the following protein-coding sequences:
- the SIAH2 gene encoding E3 ubiquitin-protein ligase SIAH2; translated protein: MSRPSSTGPSANKPCSKQPPPQPQHAQSPTAPPAAATISAAGPGSSAVPAAAAVISGPGGGGAGPVSPQHHELTSLFECPVCFDYVLPPILQCQAGHLVCNQCRQKLSCCPTCRGALTPSIRNLAMEKVASAVLFPCKYATTGCSLTLHHTEKPEHEDICEYRPYSCPCPGASCKWQGSLEAVMSHLMHAHKSITTLQGEDIVFLATDINLPGAVDWVMMQSCFGHHFMLVLEKQEKYEGHQQFFAIVLLIGTRKQAENFAYRLELNGNRRRLTWEATPRSIHDGVSSAIMNSDCLVFDTAIAHLFADNGNLGINVTISTCCP